The following nucleotide sequence is from Hevea brasiliensis isolate MT/VB/25A 57/8 chromosome 7, ASM3005281v1, whole genome shotgun sequence.
GATTCACATTAACACTCATTAATTGGCCATATGTTCTTGATTCATTCTTTTTATCGCCGATATTCCACCAGTTACATTTAAACACATAAACACAATTCCCATGACAATACTCAAGCTCAATGATATCAGTTAACTCACCATAAAAATCAATTTCTTCTGAATTATGTTCTCCTTTTACCACAATACCACTATTTTGAGTATGACGATACTTGTCATGTTCAATATTGTGAAATCTAATTCCATTCACAATTATACCACTGTACTTTGCAACACGCATATCAGGCCCTAAACCCAACACATATAAATGATTTATTGATTCAAGTGAGCCTCTTAGATTCTTTTGTACCACCTAATAAATAATATTCATAAAAAATCTAGTAAGTATCTTGTttgataatatatatttaatcaataataaaaaaaaaaacttacataTTGCTTAAACCAAGATGGAAATTCATCCTGATGTCTATGTTGCACATTAGCAatactttgtctttgaagttcttcCTTGTCCAAACTATACATGTGAAACAACatattagttatatatatatatatatatatatatatatatatatatatatatatatatatatatatatatataatgacttGTAATTACAACTGAATTAAACGCAAAACTTTTAAATGATATCATAACTTACTTTAAATAAGATTCTATCATCTCGTAATTATTAAGTATGTACCATTGAATTTTCTTGAAATCAGACAAGGATAGCATATCATATACAGCTGCTCCTAAAGTTCTTGCCTTTTGTGCAAAAATTAAAAACCCATTGGTTATCAACATTTGAGGCCTATCAAAATTCCTTTCCACTCGATTGTGCCTAGTTTCAACACCAAGTTCTATTTTCACGtggtaagtgaattgataaatgtgtCATAATCACAAAAAATGATGGTGGATATATGGTTTCAAGTTTACATAATATTAGAGCTATATCATTTTGTAACTTATGTAAAGTAGCTCTTTCCATTGTCTTCGAGCATAAGTCTTTGAAGAAAGAACTCAACTCAGACAACACAATGTAAATATCCTTTCTCAAAAAACCATGAGCTACAGCTGGAAGTAATCGTTGTAAAAATACATGATAGTCATGGCTTTTCATTCCTGATAATCTACAATCATCAACATTTATGCATCGAGACAAGTTAGAGGCGTAACCATCAggtaacttaattaattttaaccattcacaaaacttcttcctttctgatAATGGTAAAGTGTAACATGCTAATGGCATTAAAATCCTATCACCATCTCTTTGCAAGTGCAATTCTTTTCTTATACCCATTTCTTCCAAATCCAAACGAGTCTTGACATTGTCTTTTGTCTTCCCATCTATTGCCAACAACGTCCCTATAATGGTTTCACTTATATTTTTCTCAATGTGCATCACATCCAAATTGTGGCGTAACTTCAATGTTTTCCAATAAGGAAGTTCAAAAAATATACTCCTTTTAGTCCAATTCAGCTCTTGTTCTGTACGCTTACGCTTCCTTTTATTACATGGCTTTCCAAATTTCACATCTTGTGGAATATAAGATGTTTGGATAAGTATGTCGTCTCCTGATAATTCTTTGGGTTTTTCTTGATACTCTATCTTACCATTAAACTTTTTACTTTTCCTCCATGGATGTTGTTTATCCAAATATCTACGATGACCCATATAACATTGCTTCTGCCCATTCTTTTAAAGTAAGTGAATATGTCCATTTGTTGCAAACTGGACATGCTAATTTTCCCTTTGTACTCCACCCAGATAACATTCCATAAGCAGGAAAATCATTTATAGTCCATAACAATGCAGCAtgtaattgaaaattttcattactATATGAATCAAATGTCTCCACACCAATTTTCCCATAATGCTTTTAGTTCATTTATTAATGGCCGTAAATAAACATCAATATCATTACCAGGAGAATCCTTACCTGGTATAAgcatggataaaaataaaaatggctcCTTCATACATTTCCAAGGTGGCAAATTGTAAGGAAGTAAAATGACCGGCCACATACTATAACTGGTACTCATATTGCCAAATGGGTTAAATCCATCACTTGCAAGCCCAAGTCGCACATTGCGAGGATCTCGAGCAAACCAATCATTTTCCTTATCAAACTCTTTCCATGCCTCAGCATCAGCTGGATGCCTAATAACATCATCATTTACCCGCTTTTCTTTATGCCACCTCATATCCTTAGCAATTTCCTTCGACATAAATAATCTTTGAAGTCTAGGTTTCAAAGGAAAATATCTAACTACCTTTTGAGCAATCTTCTTACATTTACCCAAACCATACTTCCATCGAGGGGCTCTGCACATCGGATTAAGGCATGTATCTAAATGCTCATACTCCTTCCAATATAGTGTGCAATCATTCACACATGCATCTATGGTGATATAACCAAGGCCAAGATCATGCATCAATTTTTTCACCTCATAATAAGATTTGGGAAGTGTTTCACCTTCTGGGAGAGCATCCTTGAATAACTCTAAGTTCATACTGAAGGACTTATTGCTAGAATTAGTAAttgttttgttataaatcatcTTGATAAGAAATGATAATTTGGAATACTTCTTACAACCTGGGTATAGTTCGCATTGAGCATCATTCAACAATCTAGCAAATTTCTCTATTTCCTTTTCAGATGAGGTTGTTTCATGATTGCTTGAGGGTCGTTCAGCACTAAATTCTGTGAAATTAGAATTGCGCATGTCTTTTAACATTTCAAAAGTATTGTCATGTCGATCTTCAACTTGATCACTAAGATTATCATCATCATGTGAATCACCCAAATGAATACCAACATCTGATTCAAAAGACTCACCATGATGTGTCCATTGAGTATAATCCTCAACAAACCCATGAAGAAACAAGTCTTGTTTCACCTCTGCCACTTTTTTCAAGTAACAATTGTTACAATTTTTGCAAGGACATTGAATCCTACCACTGGAGTCAACATGTTGTTTTGCAACATCTAAGAAACTACGCACCCCTTTAATATATTCTGAACTAAATTTATTCTTATTTAGCATCCAACTTCTATCCATTATGTTAAcctgtaataaataaataaagtaaaaagCATAAGTTTGGGATTTAAACCTACATTTGGCAAGGGAAAGGAGAGAAGTTTCAAACTTAAAAGGCTAAGTTTCTAATATCATATTGggcaatttaatataattttttcttGAAAATCATATTCAaagaattattataattatttatatatttattaaaaatattactataaatagaatttttttttttacaaaatttacccataaaaaagaattaaaatcaCTAATTTAGCTCATTGGTGTGAtatcattcaaattaaaaaattaatgaggaatatatatatatatataattcaaattTCAAAATATTCAAGGCAACTTAATCAACttataagaaaattttttaagtatttataatataacataattaagaaaatttgactcaatgaactaaggaaaaatatatttcttttttaatttaattggctccaattatgaaataatctttatgatataattaattttcgactataattaaagaaaacttacaTAATTATCACGTTGAAGATTTTGATTAAATCTCCACAAAAGAGTTAacttattcaaataaaatcaaCAACAATTGCACTAACAGATTTTACGGTATCAATTCTCTTGCCAAATGGTAGTAATTAGCCTATGATCTCTTTATTTTATTTGACAGATGACGATATTTACAAGGACTCCATTTGCACTAGTTACACTGTGTCTTctatttattatgtatatttgtggagcaaaaattttaaaaaaaataatacaaaagACGAAAGTATAAATTTTATGGACGAAGGGCTAAAGAatgtaactaattaatttaaaaaattactaaaaagaaATTGGGGTTTTAGTTATTTGTACCTTAATTGGCAATTATAACTTGTGAAAAATTGAGATGGGCAAGAACCAACTGAACTAAATCCAATGATCAAACCtaattataacataaatttgaatctttaattacaatccaatcaATACAATTAAAAAGTTACCAAGATTAATCTTATAGTGAAATTAAGAGGATATATACACACAAATATATAGCTCAAATATAATTCAATAAAGttactcataaaaaaaaatttatatcaataacaAAATCTGATCAAAAATTCAATTGTACAGTGTACTTCAatttaattcatgcaccataaaGACTAGAATACAGGAATTAGAGTGTTAGATtacaaaaataatgaaaataggtAAAGAAATTATGATAGCCATAAATAAAatgttaaaataaatataaatataattgaaCCTGTTATTCGAAATAATGTTGATGTGCTTGATACTTTATAAATTTTGGTGATGGAGAATGACTTGCGCAAGGTtgagtaaaatttcaatttttttttctcttttttatatatatatacatcttaTTAAAGTTCATATAAGATTCAATTTTTTACTTTTGCATTCCAATATTGTTTAGGATttctaattcttatattttattcggactcatattatattatttaaattgatCATTTAGTTAaagtcttttttatttttaattaaagctTGGATATTTTAATTCCTACTTGGACTTGAAGTCCATCAATCCTTATCAAATAAGGATCTGACGAGGTTAAAATAAATAAAGCCAAAATATATAACACAAGACATGCATTATTAAGTGTTATTAATTAATAATGAacctgttattaataaaaaattaaacttgaATCCTAATATTGAATGTTGTTTATGCTCTTttcattattatatataaatcattAGACTTCATATTGTAATTAAAATAAGTAAATTCTTCGTGGCCGAAATAAGTGATGGctgtaattttattttcttttattccaTTGCTCTCTTATGTATGGATTTTGCACTTTATAATAGGACACCAATCCTACTAATAAAAGGACTTTAGAAGTTTAAaactaattattataaattttatatttactaaaaagtaaatataaaaactttaataatttaattctattttaaCTCTAGTTATATTTAAATATGAAATGTTAAAAATATCATTCTCCCTATCTATATATTTATCACAGTATTCAAATATtaacatattaatattttttctcagataataaaaaaataaaattaaatgaaataaaataacagTTAAATTTCGAAACTCACCGCTTCAATAGTTGTTCCAGCaatcataattgaaatttaagtattaattaaattatatataataaaattaaattaaaaataaaaagtttcATAAGATTCCAATATGTACTTACAGTCAAGGCGGCGTAACTTGATTTTAAAACTGCAATTCCTCAATTCTGTGGCACGCCACCCCACTCCCTACAAAAATATGGCCTTTACTTTATTGCTTCTTTTTACAAGCCTTAACCAATGGCCAAAGAAATGAAGTCTAATATGGACTTGTTTCATACTCCTAGACTAACTCGGTTAGACCAAATTGAACAGACAattctttttttctttgtttctttctttcttttttaattcTTGCTAAATAAAATTCTACCCCTAAACTTCCTAATTAAATTTAACTTCTAATTCAATTTGAACTTATATTTCTAACAATGTTATTCAATtgtgttttataattttttttttatatttcaagtaatattattaaaaataaatcatcAGGGATCCAAAAATTACAAATATAATAAGAAAGACTCATAAAAATTATAATACTCAGGAAAAAAAAGCCCAATAACCAACATGTATACTAATAAAGACAACAATTGATGCTTCAGAAGAATTCTTAATATTATATCAATTCTACAATACAATTATAGGTATGAAAATAATTTAGAATATTAGAACAATTtgacattaaaaataaagttttgcctaaaattttctttattaaaatctaatcatattatattaatttattccaAATTTTAAAAGATAACTACAATTGATAATgaaaatatgtaaaaaaaaaaatatgatgaCATAATAAAaggttaaaataattataaatactcTAAAAATAATGAACCTGTTATTCGTGCCTTCAGAAGTTTAAAAGATTGATTATGTAATTTTAGGCAAATAGTGGATAGAAAGCtcgcataaatagaaatttcaatagTTTTTTGTTTATACTCCTTTAATATATAGATGAATCCAACTATATCTATATATTAAAGTCCATATAGGATTCAGTTTTGAAATTTTTGCATTCCAATATTATTTAGGATTTCTAATTCTTATTTGATTAGgacttatattaaattatttaaattcataattagttTAAGACTTTCATTAATGTTGGACTTTTAATTAAATTcctaattattttagtttattcaaattaaaatatttcttcataattcaagatATTGGTTAGACGACTTGTAATCATTATTTTGATTGTTGTTGCAAAAGgaacatataattaatttaaatttttcataataaattcttaaatgtcgatgataaaaaaaattttatttgtacCTAAACTTACAATATATCATATTTAcattattttattaaacaattaatatcatttttttatttttttcctcttAACGTACTTaaaccattaaaaataaatgagctTTCGACaagtcattaattaattaattaaaaatattatctcATTAAATTctgtaaaactaaaaatttgatacTATTTTTTTCACTTAATAAATAAATCAGAATTTGCTTTCAAATCATATAATAGAATATAATatcttttcaattaaaaaaaagtaataaaatatagGATAAAAATATGTTTTAATTAGTTAATATAAAAGAATATCAATTTGTTTAAAGTGATAAAAAATTCACGGATAATGACAAGTTTAGCCAATTTAATTAGAAAGAAACAATTCTAATCAATTGCTACGTTCTACCgccatatttttatttattagaaagaaaacCAGCAGTTTTTTTTCTTATTCCCTccaaaaacaataataataataataccctAATATATAAGAAGTGTACTTCAACCTTCCATCTCTTCCTTATATTTTTATGCATCGCAATACTCCTTTGTCTTCTTAGctattttcttttcattatttTTGCTCTAAACGGTGGTTGCGCTCATCACTTGTAAGTGCCTTGCCTTTTATTTATATATTCCTTTTTTTTAATGATTCTCTATGGATATTGCATGGATATAAATTTTAGGGTTTTATTGTTTGTGAAATTTTAAAACCTTTGTTTCAATGGCTCTCTACATATGGTTACGAATATTAATTTTaggtttttattatttatgaaatttgtgATAATAAATCAATATAATTATTTGACCATTGGATttgatatataataattttaggtttttatattaaaaaaaggtTGTATGATTTATATTTGCTTtcaaattttatgaaattcaacATTTTAATGATCATTCAAATATATTACATTATAGTTACAATGCTTTATATTAATCATTGTTTGATTGTGTATTTGTATTTGGGTTTTTTACAATTTCGTTCCATCCTAATATCagtgataatatatttttttactgAATTATTATTGCCTTGTATTTGCATAATTGTTGATCACTAGATTTTTATTGATATTAGAATGAAAACAGTTGAATCTCCCAATAAGTGACACATTACAGTgccaaatgataaaaaaaataaaaaattaaagaaaaaaattggGCATTGAAACTGTGTAAATGATTGAATTTTAGACTTTtagtatatatataatatttttaaaaagtaaataatctcaaaaaaattgaaaaaggtaaaaagacaaaaaaaaaaaaattattgacagagcaatgaaaataattttagtaTATTTATATTGTAGAAAACTAAATAAtctaaaaaaatcaaaaataaaaaaatcgtaACAATGAACgtgaaaagttaaaaaaaatatatggcaCTATTCATAGATTTAAAGGATTGAgtgctaatatatatataaaataatgaaaaataaataatctaaaaaataatttttaagaaataaaacataaaaataaagaatATTGTTCATATGAAGAACAAAAACATTTTTTCTAAATGACAAAAAAAAGATTTTAGTATATTTATATTGTGAAAAGTAAAtacccgaaaaaaaaaaaaacagaaacactactctctctctctctctatatatatatatatatatatataaaattaatgtaGATTGACTTTATTTCAACCTATTAAATtaagtaaattaatttattatattatataaaatctgAACCATAATAgtaaacttttaaaatatttattgaaatcacTACTATTATTGCTAAAATCTGCGGcatataagtttttttttaattgaaatgattgtgaatttaaaattataaattgtataaaaataaatatataaaataaaaaaaaataaaaataattattaactaAAAATATTAAAAGTATTCTTAAACTTTTATCCATAGGTTGGATTTTTTTAGATAAATTATTTTGTATATgatatcaaaatatttttaactaaAAGGTTTGGACACttcaatgtaaatttattttattaatcaatatattaaaataaaataaattaaacaagTATTTATCTATACTTCAAGCTTTACAAAATTTTGGATAGTTAAATAATGAACTTTTAAGATTAGGGAGTTAGATATATTATTGATACTATAATGTCTTCCTGTTATTGCcattattatttatttcttttactaaAAACTTCAATGTGTTCAGTTTTATTTTTAGATCTTAATGTgttatttttcttataatttattttttctattattgATATTGATGACTTTtggataaatattaaataatcagTCTTGAATTGAACAACCATGGCACCAAGTTGCAAGAAAAGAGTAACTGCAGGTGGACAACACCCTTCACAAGGTCAACATGGCTGTACACCAACAAATTCTTCATTATCTAGAACAATAAGCAATCCACCAAATAGGTCAAATGTGATTGGTAATGAGTCTACACCATCAAATTCATTATTACCCAACACAATTAGCAATCCATCAATGATCTCAAATGTGATTGATAATATATCAACCACACCAAATGAATTAACGACTGTTGAACCAGTAAATAGTgaaggtaatttttttttttccttttagctTTCATAAGGGTTTAATACtaacatttttttttatcataatgcaGCTTGTCTAATAAAAAAGAGAGGTCGCGGTATAGCTAGAGGTTTCGAGGTGAAAAAGCGTATGAAAAAGGGACAAAAAATAAAGGGTGTCATGATAAAAAAAGGAATGCATCTACCAGTTGGTCCagctaaaaaattatttaaaatggaAATAGGTGTGATAATTCGATTGTTTGCACCACTCGGAgttttttattgaaaaaaaatgaCTGATGATCTTAAAAAACCATTGTTCACAAAACTTGAGgttagattattattattattattattattattattattattcttttctttttagAAGTTATATTTTTTACTTACGTATTAGCAGGGTGAATTTGATATATGCTTAAGCGATCCTCACACAAAGAAGGTGGTTGATAAAATTATGGCAAAACGTTTTCTGACTTACAAACATCGATGTCATaaacattatttaaaatttcaaactccAGAGGAAGCACATAAAAATCCTCCTGAGCATATGAAAGCAGAAGATTGGGTTAAATTGTGTGGACATTTTGAAAGTAAGGAGTTTAAGGTACGTAAAGTACTATTATATTATCATCAATTAATATTGTTAATTGTGTAACACACTGAAAAGTTAAAGTTGAATATTCTATACAGGTTCGAAGTGTAGCAAACAAAAATAATAGAAACAAGTTAGAAGTTTCACATACATCTGGTTCAAAGTCTTATTGTCAGCGCATTTTTGAAATGATATGAATATTTGACCTTGTAGGTTACATTTAAATCATTTCAATGAGCTTATTTACTATTAAATGTATTaactttaaattgaaattttcataTCTTTCAAATATAGGAACTTTTGGAGGAAGATTTAGAGAAAGATTTGAATGAAAATATAGAAGCAAATTTAGATGAAAATTCTGAGCAAATGTATGAAGACCCTATTGAGCTGAAACTTTATTTTGACACTCACCataagaaagatggcacatggacCCACCCACAAGCTCAAGAGAATTATGTAAgtgattttaatatttttttatcacaatttatataGTTCTTGCAatatttgaattaaattataatgttTGTAGGAGCAAATGAAAGCTCTTTGTAAGCAAGCAATAGATGAAGGCACTGAAATCAGTGGGCGTCAAATTCTAGAGAAAGTACTAAAGTCAAAATCTGGTTATGCTCGTGGACTTGGTTATGGGGTGAAGCCAATTAGTTCTAAAGATTTGGAATTTGAAGCTATTCTATAAGCTGAAAAGATGGCAGCTGAAAAACGAACTAATGAATTAACAAAGCAAATTAAAAATCAAGAACAACAAATAAAAAGTCAGCAGGCTACTATCAATGATTTGCGAGAATCACAAAATCAACTTAAggct
It contains:
- the LOC131181361 gene encoding uncharacterized protein LOC131181361, producing the protein MDRSWMLNKNKFSSEYIKGVRSFLDVAKQHVDSSGRIQCPCKNCNNCYLKKVAEVKQDLFLHGFVEDYTQWTHHGESFESDVGIHLGDSHDDDNLSDQVEDRHDNTFEMLKDMRNSNFTEFSAERPSSNHETTSSEKEIEKFARLLNDAQCELYPGCKKYSKLSFLIKMIYNKTITNSSNKSFSMNLELFKDALPEGETLPKSYYEVKKLMHDLGLGYITIDACVNDCTLYWKEYEHLDTCLNPMCRAPRWKYGLGKCKKIAQKVVRYFPLKPRLQRLFMSKEIAKDMRWHKEKRVNDDVIRHPADAEAWKEFDKENDWFARDPRNVRLGLASDGFNPFGNMSTSYSMWPVILLPYNLPPWKCMKEPFLFLSMLIPGKDSPGNDIDVYLRPLINELKALWENWCGDI